In the genome of Planctomycetia bacterium, the window GGATCTGGACGAGACGCTGCTTGCCGGTCTGGATCCCCAGTGCTGCGTAGAGCGGCTGAATCACTGCGGCGAGCGATTCCATTGGCACGCCGATCGGCATCAACTTGTCGCAGATTTTGAGGAACTGCTCGCCGGGCATTCCCTTCCGGGCGAACGAGGCGTGGCGGGAGATCGCGTCGCGCACCTGGGGCGCGCGAATTAGGGCCTCGTAGCGGAATTCCTCTTCCCAGGGCTCGTCGACCACGGCGATGGCCAGGCCGCCTCCGTTGTCGAGCGGCTGTCCGCAATGAGCGCAAAAGCGATTGGCCGCCGGCTGGCCGCAATGAGAGCAAAACATGGCGATTCAAGTCTTCCGTGACTTTGGGTAAACCGCGGGCGAAGTCTATTTCTTGTATCGGCAGCCATGACGGCAAAAATCGCGGCCGGCAAGTTGGGCTAAATGGGCCAGGGGATTGTTCCGGATTTTTTTGTAAGGCGGCCGCCGCCGGCCCGTACCTGCCAATGAACGGAGCGACCCTCGCTCTCACCAATCAAAGCCCCACGTCAGGAGTATTTACCATGTTCCGTCGCCAGCAGCTTCGCCTGAGTCGTCACGTAGGTTCCCGTTCGCTCCGTTTCGAGCACTGCGAGGACCGGCGGTTGATGGCGGCCGATTTGCACCTAGCGGCGCCGGTTGCCGCTACGGAAGTCGCGGCGCCCGTCGCGCCGCCGTCGAACGGAATCATTGCGATCTTGATCGGCTTGTACCGCACGCCGCCATCGGCACCGGCGACCGGAGCGAACGCCATGACCGTCAAACCGTCGCAGGCGGTCAGCGTCGACGTCTGGGAACACGCGGCGCTGAGTGATCCGAATTTCGAATTCGTGAAGTAATGGGTTGGGGAGCCGATCCGGCGGGCCGGGGGTAGCGATCACCTTTGGGCCCGCCACGGCACCGCCGCGACCGTGCGGAGTTGGATGCATTGGAGGGGACACCTTGATGCTGGCAGCAAGGTCCGCTCCGCACGGGCTCGTGGCGAGTGCCGCGAATGTGTTAGTGAAAATGAGCATAGAAATACGCGAGGCCAGTCGCCCGGTCGAACGCGGCGTACACGCCGCGATCTTCAAACGACCACTCATAGTACAAACCATCGTGAATCGTCACTGAATCTGGTCCCGCCAGTTGACTGGACAGGCTGTAGTAGCGGCTCATCGTATAGTCGCCCTTGATCGGCGCGAGCTTGATGTTCGCTTGCTGCGATTCAAGTGATCCGATGCCGTCGTCCACCCATTGTCGAAAACTCTGTTCATCCGTATCGAATTCGTATGCGATTATGCCGCGATATCCGTGGCAGAGCGACACGTTGGCTGCATTCGCAGGGAGGTGAATTCCCGCCTCGCTGGCCGAGATATTCTCCGCAAACTGGGGACCTTGGCCTCGAACAAAATAGAGAGTCAGAGCTGCAAAGACGGAAACTACCGTCGTGAGCCCCAATAGCTCTCGAATCGATAGTCTGAAACGACCATTGCCGGCCAAGGATGCTGACTTGATCAACTCATGATGCCAACGGCGATTCAAAAAGCCATTCCACAAGTGCG includes:
- a CDS encoding zinc ribbon domain-containing protein; the encoded protein is MFCSHCGQPAANRFCAHCGQPLDNGGGLAIAVVDEPWEEEFRYEALIRAPQVRDAISRHASFARKGMPGEQFLKICDKLMPIGVPMESLAAVIQPLYAALGIQTGKQRLVQIQASIGRVMQRTLCSLARRGQSLRDVQQAADGCVLTAELPSDLFALAGDIMVTLRRRDASTEVNAATKIGGQWFDWGKSNRALDQLFTDLQLDPG